The Macaca fascicularis isolate 582-1 chromosome 13, T2T-MFA8v1.1 sequence tcaaatcctaggtctgctacttactagctatgtgcCCTTGGGTTTAGATACGTAACCTCCTTAAGTCTGTTTTCTCATccttaaaattgaaataatagcATCTACCTCATGAAGTTGATGAGGAGACTAAATAAGCATCCAGCATAGAACAGCTCAATAAACAAACATTAGATGAGTGTCTGTGCCACAAATTCAACAGAGAGGATGTACAAAATTCTCAAATATTCAGCAGGAACTAGAACCACCACTTCAATTATGGCTAATGACGATTCTCTAGAGTAACACTTCTTAAAGATGAGTACAATTTAAAAGGTTTTGTGATTAAATCAGTTTAATAAATGAGTTGCATGAAGTTAAGCGGATTCATTTAGGCTAGACAATTTAGAAACTTTAATAAAGTGCTAATGTCTACATGACTGAAGAGGTCATCAAAATACGCAGTTTCTTTAATAATGGAATGTCATATGAGACTTAGTGATCTGCAGAATCTACTCTGGCAAATGTTGCTGTTCaaggaaaaggaataaagacTAGAAATTACAGGCAAGGTACACTGAAAGAGAAAACAGGACTTAAGAGGAATAAACTGGCATAAACATTCTCCTAAAGGGGGGGAAAATGTACGTTTGGGGTGGATAAATAATTTGATTCTAAGACAATTAACAACacctcaatatttttaaattttaatttttaagatttttaaaattcttaaatttttaaaatttaaagaattttaaaaattacctcagTATTTTGCTTATGACGTGTACTCTTGCAGTGATTTGTCATTGCTTTTTCACCTGAGTAGAATAGGGAACAAATTGGACAGAAGAATCCAGCCTTAGGTACAAGAAAGTCTAATTCTAGgggataagaaaataagaaaattaacaataattaatCTCCAGTTGTGttcatcaatttattttatttatttatttgagacgaagtctcactctgtcgtccaggctggagtgcagtggtgcgatctcagctcactgcaacctctgcctcctgggttcaagtgattctcctgtctcagcctcccacgtagctatgattataggtgcacgccaccacgcccggctaattttgtattttcagtagagatgggtttttaccatgttgcccaggctggtctcgaactcccgacctcccCTAtaggatctgcctgccttggactccgaaagtgctaggattacaggcgtgagccaccacaacggGCCTTCATCAGTTTATTTAAACATGACAAAAATATTAAGCAGagtatatacttaaatataagaaCAGTACACACTGCTATAAATTTAGGGATCAATAGTAGTAATTTTAATCAGAAAACGTAAGTTTTTATTTCGTTAACACATTCTATAATATTCCAGAGCCTCTAGGGAAAGGCAGTATGCCACTGCTTTGGTATAATGCCAAGTTGAATAGATTCCCAAGGAGAATCTTCAGATAACAAAGAACTGTTCAATAATCCTTCAGAATACCAAGTCATTACATAAGAACCTAACagttcggtggctcacgcctgtaatcctagcactttgggaggccgaggcgggcggatcacgaggtcaggagagcgagaccatcctggttaacatggtgaaaccccatttctactaaaaatacaaaaaattagccaggcgtggtggcgggcacctgtagtcccagctactcgggaggctgtcgcaggagaacggcatgaacccgggaggcggagcctgcagtgagccaagattgcgtcactgcactccagcctgggcaacagagtgagactctgtctcaagaaaaaaaaaaaaaaaaaaagaacctaacagttgaggtggctccagcctgtaatcccagcactttgggaggccaaggtaggcagactgcttgagctcaggggtttgagagcagcctgagcaacaaggtgaaaccctgtatctaccaaaaatacaaaaattagccaggtgtggtggtagatgactgtagtcccagctactcaggaggctgaggtgagaggactgcttgagcctgggagttagctgagatcacatcactgcactccagcctgggcgacagagtaagaccctgtctcaaaataaaatacaataaaaataaaccttttagGAATCCCgttaaaataaaagagagagaagaggtagAATGTTGGGCAACTGTCTGATTGAGGAGTATGCCGGCTGAATAAGGTCCCCCTCAGCTCACCTTAGCTGACCATGAACAAAGTCGGCTAGCAAAGACTTTCAGCATGTTCTGCTTAACTGGAGTGACTTTCTGCCTGGGCAAGTATAACTCAATTCTCACCACCAGAGTGGCAAAGAAAGTACCAGGAATAAAACAGGAGATGCATCCCAGATTTCAAGAGTGCAGTAAAAATATCCTTCTCAGGTAAAAACAGCCCAGTAAGCTGTCTTCAAAAATGCCACTGTGTAAAACATGCAAATTTCCACTATTAAATGACAGTGCAGGCAAGGTTACCCAATTACTCATCTGAACAACAGAATACTCACTATggtgttgaatttttatttcatataggtaagaaaaaaatgtcattttaactTTACCCTCAGGGACATCAGATGCCACTGATTTGCCTGAAGAAGAGTCTTCAGTCTTCTTGCGTTTTCGCTCTGGTTCTGAATCCTTTAATCCAGATTCCTCATCAACTAaaatttttcaaggaaaaaaagcTATTCAGAATAGATTTACAGACTTTGTAAAGTTAACATTGGATAATTCTTACCTTAACACTCAGAGAAAACCTCCCTTGGTTAATCCCATCTGGCCATTCTTTGCACAATGTTCTCCAAGATTCTTTAATGTGAGGAATAAATGGGTAAATCCATTCAAATGGATTTAGGAATACAGTCTAAAGCTAAcagcaaattttatttatatatgttccAGGCAGAATTTAAAGACTAATACAAGTCCTATCGTTACTGGCAAGAGAACTTATATATGCAAAGTGCTAAGGTGAGCAGAGTGGAGATTAAGGGAAAAGGGTACCAGCAGAAATTGATTCCATGGCCCAATACTGAGGCCCTTCCAACCTAGAAAATTGAGCCTAAACTGATAGCCTAAGACCCCTGTTAGAATCACaagtaaaattattaatataaatgttaaagCCCACCAAAGTGAGTAACACGTAAGCAGCACTCAATGTTAGCAGACTGCATACTATGATCTTGGGGACAGACAAAAATGAAGACTGATTCCAAGCAATTCTGATTAACCTCAGTAGCTGAAATGCCTTACTGTTGCCTAATACTTGACAAAACCCTTTTACATATATAATCATTTAGCTTTTATCTCATGTAAGATAGGCAGGTCAAATCATTATTATCCCATCCCTACTTCTTCAGAGATGGAGAAAGCACAATCAAAAGAGGTAATAAACAGATATGCCCAAGGTTGCATAGCTAGTGAGTGACACAGGGTGGAACGAAGACTTTGTGACTTCAAGTTCAGTGTTCCCTCCATACATCTGGGCTACTCTTTAGTATTCCCTGAGGGGATGGCCAGGAACTTTGAAATCATTACTTACTCTTACTCCTCGCATTTTACTGATCAAGTCCTACAGTCAATAAGAAAAAGGTATCAACCTTTTCTTAACTTGATGGTTAAAATAATCTGGTTTCCTTGCCTCCAATCTCTTTctataattgtttatttcttcatcaGGGTAATAAACTTTTCCAAACGTATCTGTTCCTGCCACTCCAAAGGCACATTTATcttaataatatataacatatattaaaattatataattaaaataaattaaaataaatgatttaggTTTACAATTGTGTggaaaaatgactttttcttaAGCTGGGTCCTTTTGTCAAAACATATTGTTCATTAGCAGAAATATACTGTTACGTAAGCAGTAACTAAATCATCCTTTTATATTACTTGGTTGCAATGAGGTAGTTCTAAGCAAGCTGATTGCTAAAGTTACCCTACCACACAGAAATTCTGAAGTCTGGGAGTGACCTCGTGAAATCATGCGAGAATCTAATTACTGAACTACCACCTATAGCTTGGTTATCAAAGATTGGTTATGGAAAAGAATAGACAAGGAAGAAGGAATACCCACTTGACTATGACTTGGCAAAGAGCTTCAAGAGAGGGTATAATCAAAAGTAACCAATCATGTGGAAAAGTCGAGTAAGACTAACTTAAgaagaaaacactttaaaaaatcacgTTTGACAACAACCTATTGGGGGTCATCAACATCATTTTCAGGAAGGCGGCAggagaaagaaaccaaaatacaTCCAGTTCAATGGGAAATTAAGACGTAAAAGTAGGTGGTTCTTTCTAGATGTTTTGCTCTAAAAGCAAGGAGGAAAGATAGAGCTAGAGAGATTTCAAGGTCAAAGGGATATTTCTTTCAATGGGAAAAACTTGGCCAAATTTTATGTGTACAAAGCAAAATATAAGTTGGTAGACAAGGGAGATCCTAGATTTACTCTGGGAAATAAAAACGAAAGCAAGGACATCCAGTGAGAAACGGGCTAGGTGATGTAGAGTGGGGAAAAAGCTACTTTTACATCTGGTTAGGAAATAGTAAAGGAAGGAGACCTCTAATATATTGGGAGCAGCACTGACAGCCCACCTGAAATCAAATTCAATTAACTCCTTGGACCAAATCATACTTGGTAAGTTTTCTTTAGATAAGACAGGATAGGAAAGAAAGAGGGCAATGAGGGTGCTACAAAAAGAATGGTAAAAGTGATATCCTTATAGTGCTCTATTTAAATCATACTGGTAAGCTGATTttttgcttaacctctctgaatcaaTAAACCCCTTGAGAGCAGGAGCTATGTACTTTCGTCTACCCTTTTTAACACTGTTATGAATGATGCCCAATACAATGAATATGACAAATATCTGGTTGAGTGACTAAAGTATTATCTCTCACTAGACATTTCCTTATTTGTTTCaagttaaattttataaatgctaTTAAGATTTCTTGTTTAATTCATTGGCTGGCTGCTTAGAAGCATCCATATAGCAAGGTCCACAAATAATAGCCAGTTAATAAATAATTTCTCTCTGATGCTGCAACATGGTCAGAAAACCTTTCGAAGATCATTTCCTCTAATCTGTCACATTCTAATATCAATAATCCATTCTCTCTACATTACAAAGATCAAAATCTTACCCACATCTAATAACTATAGTTGTCGTTTCCCACCCCTGCTCCATTCCActgattttctacttttcttcttaGCTAGATCTGTAAAACTTCAACTACTCTCTTGTGTTGTGTAATTCCAACAATCCTGCTTTACCTTCACTCATCTGGAAGGCCTCTTCACCTTTTGCTGGTTCTGTCACAACAGCTTTTTCTGATGGCAGAGTTTTCCCAATTCTAACTCTCTTGGTTGGAGttttagctttaaaaagaaagtcCTAATTTATTGCTCTAGTAACAgattttaaattgctttaaatTAAACATATTATACTGTCTGAATCACCATTATACATTTTTGCAAAAAATACCCAAATCTGGGTGGGAAGCCTACTGCTAATATAAAATAGaagaattctattttaaaatactcagTTTAATCTAAGCATTTCCTTTTGTTCCCAGTTATCATTTTCCAAATAACTATGCTTTTCTAACTTCTTTTCTCATGGTGTCTGTTTTCCTAATTTGTTCCATAAGCCTGTGGGACCTTCCTAGTATTTTATTCTTAGTTGAATTAAATCTTTcaggtttttcttcttctttttggagacaaagtggctcacactgttaccaaggctggagtgcagtggcacaaccatagctcgTCACAACCTCGaccttcagggctcaagtgatcctctcgcctcagtctccaaagcagctgggaccacagacgcatgCCACTGtccctggctcatttttaaattttttgtacagatggagtcttgctaggctgcccagactggtgtcacacgcctggcctcaagcgatcctcccacttcggcttcccaaagtgctgagactacagatgtgagccacaatACTTGGCTTCAAGATTTTCTTAATGGAAATTATGTTTATCTCCCTCAAGCTCGGAAAGTGAGCTGCCCTACTATTCTGTATCATTAccatattactttaaaataaaatagttcctTTATAAATAGTTCTTAATCCTAAGTCTAAGCAAAAACTGGGAGGCAATCTGATGTAAATGTTCTTCTATTTATCAAAAGTTGTCTTTTTCCCACAATACAAAtatatcattttcatttcaattcTAATTTGGCTactttagtttgttttctgtttttttgtcaTCCTTTCTTGAAGTATAACCTGGACCAAGTTCTGCTGTGTAACTTTAAAAAACTGTGAAACTTGTAcacatttctttgaaaaatttattgTTGACTTTTAACTGTCTGTTGGCCTCTAATATCAATACTGGGTGACATTATTGGTAATGCCacaacatgtattttaaaattaattttaaatgtaatccCCTCATAAAACAAAAAGACTACCCCTTCCAATTATCTACCTGTTAAGTGTCTTTCAATCATGGTTTTTAGATCTTCTTCCATAACATTCTCATTTACTGGACCCACTTGGGACAAGGCTtcaagttttgtcttttttgtgtcCACAGCTCTCTTCTTTCTATTCCCTTTTTTATCTGTGGCATGCTCATTTTTGCTTTGTGCTAATTCAACTTTTAAATCATCTCCATCTTCCTCCTCTCCAACTTCATCAACAGTAACAAAATTAAGTTCTTCTTTAAGGCTGTTAAAATCAGCCAGAGAGTCTTCATCCTCTTCAGTTACTTCATCCAAAGTCACTAAATGCAAATCACTGCTGTCATCTTGTATTTCATCTACAGTAACTAAAGTAGAAGGGTCTTCGGGCATCTGAGAAGAAATGAAGCCAATGGAATCCCTTACAGtatctccttcatttcctttAGTATTTAAAGTGGCAAAAGTTATGTCTGCTGACTCATTCAAAGGTAGCTCTTCCACTTCTCCAATTTCATCCACAGTTACCAAGCGTTCCTGTTTGAGAAGATCTTGTTCTTCAGCCACTGACAGAACAGTAACATCTTTAGGTTCACTGTGGGAAATGCAATCATCTTGGTCAATTAATTCATCTAATGTAAAaagtgaatttgaattttttaccATTTCTTCCATATTTAGTTCTTCTTCATCAATTACTTCATCCACAGTGACTAGAGCTTGTGCTAGATGTGTAGCTGCATCTTCCTCTTCCCCAATCTCATCCAATGTTACAAAAGATAGTTCTCCCTCAACACCACGAGGGGCAGAagttttcccctttttcttctttaagttcAGTTCAGAGAAAGGAACATTTTTGagagtttctttcctttttccctttagtGGATTCTGCTTGGCTTGAGAAGGATTCACTTCTTCTATAACCTCATCCACAGTAACAAATTCATCcaaattaaatggaaataatggtTCCTGctggaaagttaaaaataatagtattataAACAAATTTTGACCACTGGTTAGATTCCAAATAGTCACAATAAATGTGCATGAAGATCATGTGGGAGAATTTCAGTGCAAATTAGGTTTCCTAAAGGCTaaaattaagagtttttttttttaaagccccaCAAATGACTTAGCTATAAATTCACAAAGTATAAGCCAAAGGTAAAATCCTAACAATATCAACCTAATTTCACTTTTACTTCAATTCATTAAGATTACATTTCCTAAATGATGAGTTTTGAAGTATGAcacataaaaaatacatttaaagtattTGTCAGACAATACAAAGGAGGTACTGTTCCATATGTCAAACATCTAATGAGTGTTCTAGGAGACTTACTGGACTTCTAAAAGCACCTCAAATATAGTTAGAAAGTAAACAGCTAGTCTGTTCTATTTATCAGTATATACTGATTACacattaattaattatatatagaatacatattttaagaaatataggccagacgtggtggctcatgcctgtaatcccagcgctttgggaggccgatcgcctgaggtcaggagtttgagaccagcctggccaacatggtcaaaccccgtctctactaagaatataaaaattagctgggcgtggtagcaggcgcctgtaatcccagctacttggaaggctgagacaggagaatcacttgaacccaggaggcagagactgcagtgagccgagatcgtgcctttgcactccagcctgggggacaggagcaaaacttcattgcaaaatagtaataataatagtaataataatagtaataataataataataaaagaaatataatggtTACATTTTGAGAAAGTTGTATGAAAAAATTATTACTAAGACTCAATGCCTAATATAACTGTATTTGAAAAGAACAGTATCTGTAATTTTTTCAAAGCTATCAATAGTAAAGAAGATAAATTCCTACTGGGGCTCCTATACACTTAGTGTGTTACCAATGATCAACtgctattatatataataacGACATTAGAATATGTACCCTGTAATTTCTAGGGAGAGTATCTGCAAGCGATTGCAGTATCAAGTTaacaaagcaaaatgaagtaGCCGTAATCCTTACTTCTGCTTTAGTAGCCATAATCCTTATTTCTGCTTAAAACTAATAACATTTCTCCTTGCCCCAACGACATAGGCCCAAATTTATCCCCTACcagataagaaaagtaaaatgactgaaaaaaaattctacGAATGGTAAAAACCTAAAATAacaactaaatataaaatatgtttgacAATGGAACTTGGTACCAGTAAAGTAAATCTTAAGAGACCATCCACATAAGGCTCAATTACAGCCAAAAGGATAACCTGTTTTAACAAAATGAGGATGACTCAAGTCAAATGTCAGTctcttttacatatataattttttctgtgTCTACAACCTATTCCTGTCAATATGAGATTGGAGGTATTTCCCTACTAGACTCTCTTTCTGTCCCTGTATAACATTTTGCGCCCCCACCCCCCCGACCCCAAGAACACAAGGTGTTTAGACTAGCTCAAGGtcaaaaagtaaattaatggtAGAATTAGAGAtaagttaaaaatgaaacatcTCATTCCTATCCCTTGCTCTATATGCTTACTCTCTAACATTGTTAAGGCAGGCACAAGTTGTAAGATAGATGAACTATGGAGATGAAAAAGAAGGGTTagggtctgtgatccattttttACCTCTTTAGATTTGGAACTTCTACCAGTAGTGCTTTTAGGATTCTTAGTGTTTTGCTCAGTCAAAGTCTGAAATAGTaaataagaaatacagaaaaacagaatttacAACCAGATTACtaatgttctaaaaaaaaaaaaaaaaaaaaacccagtaaacATTACCCAAATACAGTCAATTATGCAAATTAACACGTATACAAAACTAAGTCAACAGTCACTAAACAGTATAGGCACAGTCTCTACAAGTTGTAGTTAAAATTCAGTTTTACTGATCTTTTCGTCCCACAATGTCTAGTTAGGCAATCAGTGACCTGACAAAGGAAGCTTCAATTTAAGAGAGGAAACAGTTTCCCATTCAGAAGCAGAGTGGTAAATCACCTTAGGAGATTCacagcagactttttttttaaaccacagttGTTTCCAAATTGTATCCAAATAATGCTTTTCAAACTTGTCAATAAATTATGAACTTGAGCTTAATACTCTAAATGTCTACTGGCTTAAACAATGGAATcatttaagaaaaggaaatggaagctTCTGGGGTAGAGTGAGGAGATGAAAGTATGAAACAAAATTACATCTCCTACTCCATAGCTACAGCAGCGGAGCTAAGCACTTCAAAGACACACTGCGCCATTCTTCCTACCCTCCTCACCTTATTGTTGCTGTCATCCCGTTTCATGATGGAAGGTCTAGCCTCTGTTTCCTGAGATTGTTTTGTTATGTCCCTGTAATCCAGTTTAGAAAGTTTGCCTTGCAGGGCTGAGATCTTTCCACTGCCTCCTCTGGTAAGACTGCTCGGAGTAGGTTTGAATTTACTGCTGCTTTCTGCCAAGCCTGACCTGGCACTTGTAGGTTTAAGCAGACCAAATTCTTTGgctgaaagtttcttttcagcATTTATTTGATCTCTGGGCACAGATTTTGTTAAACTtttctgattttcagtttttgaaaCTGTAGCTTTTGCCTTAGGAGAAGAGACCATAATAGCCTTGATGCTTGGTTTACTGCTAGATACATCTGATACAGCCAGAATACTAGTTTTACTAGTTTCATCAGGCTTATTAGCCTGACCTACTCCTTTATTTGGGTATGCCTTGAATAAAGTGTTTTCTGCAGACTTTTCTTTCACTGCTGCCATAATCTTTTCCACCTTTTCTGCATCCATCCTACCTTCATTCTTTTCAGCCTTCTCTGTTCCTATTTGAAGACCCATTCTGGTTTCCTTAGTATTAAATTCATTCTCCTCCTTTTCAtccatgttactttttttttcagaaatactcTTTTTATCCACTGTCTTCTCATCCCCAGGGGAAATTCCCGGTACTAACGTCACAATACAAGTTGATGGCGATATTTCTGAAACAGTTTCATGTTTTTCTACTTCAGCTGCAGTTTCTACCATAGTCTGTGTAATTCCAGAAAAGAAATCTGCTTCAGATGGAGATTCTTCTAGAATTCCTTTGATGTTCCTTTCTTCTATAAACACACTGTCAGATGGTAACAATGCTGTTTTAGGGCTAATaatttctgcctctttcttctcCAAGTCACTGTTAAAGATGTGCTGATTTAAAGCACACTCCTCGGCATTTTCAGTGAATTGTTCAACACTGGCTGGAGTGGATGCTACAAAAGGAATTTCTTTGACCTCC is a genomic window containing:
- the ZNF638 gene encoding zinc finger protein 638 isoform X15, with translation MLRARTKTGQAKASVAKVNKSAGKSASSVKSVVTVAAKGNKASIKTAKSGGKKSLEAKKTGNVKNKDSNKPVTVPGNSEIKTSIEVKATEDCAKEAICDAALETTENEPVSKETEEMCVMLISNLPNKGYSIEEVYDLAKPFGGLKDILILSSHKKAYIEINRKAAESMIKFYNCFPVLMDGNQLSISMAPENMNIKDEEAIFVTLVRENDPEANIDTIYDRFVHLDNLPEDGLQCVLCVGLQFGKVDHHVFISNKNKAILQLDSPESAQSMYSFLKQNPQNIGDRILTCSLSPKIDLPEVQTEHDPELEKESPDLKNNPVDESEVQTATDSPSVKPNVLEEESTPSIQTETLVQQEEPCEEEPEKAPCHSDFAIETLELETQGEEVKEIPFVASTPASVEQFTENAEECALNQHIFNSDLEKKEAEIISPKTALLPSDSVFIEERNIKGILEESPSEADFFSGITQTMVETAAEVEKHETVSEISPSTCIVTLVPGISPGDEKTVDKKSISEKKSNMDEKEENEFNTKETRMGLQIGTEKAEKNEGRMDAEKVEKIMAAVKEKSAENTLFKAYPNKGVGQANKPDETSKTSILAVSDVSSSKPSIKAIMVSSPKAKATVSKTENQKSLTKSVPRDQINAEKKLSAKEFGLLKPTSARSGLAESSSKFKPTPSSLTRGGSGKISALQGKLSKLDYRDITKQSQETEARPSIMKRDDSNNKTLTEQNTKNPKSTTGRSSKSKEQEPLFPFNLDEFVTVDEVIEEVNPSQAKQNPLKGKRKETLKNVPFSELNLKKKKGKTSAPRGVEGELSFVTLDEIGEEEDAATHLAQALVTVDEVIDEEELNMEEMVKNSNSLFTLDELIDQDDCISHSEPKDVTVLSVAEEQDLLKQERLVTVDEIGEVEELPLNESADITFATLNTKGNEGDTVRDSIGFISSQMPEDPSTLVTVDEIQDDSSDLHLVTLDEVTEEDEDSLADFNSLKEELNFVTVDEVGEEEDGDDLKVELAQSKNEHATDKKGNRKKRAVDTKKTKLEALSQVGPVNENVMEEDLKTMIERHLTAKTPTKRVRIGKTLPSEKAVVTEPAKGEEAFQMSEVDEESGLKDSEPERKRKKTEDSSSGKSVASDVPEELDFLVPKAGFFCPICSLFYSGEKAMTNHCKSTRHKQNTEKFMAKQRKEKEQNEAEERSSR